A region of Paraburkholderia largidicola DNA encodes the following proteins:
- the surE gene encoding 5'/3'-nucleotidase SurE, whose product MRILLSNDDGYLAPGLAALYEALKPLADVTVMAPEQNCSGASNSLTLSRPLSVLRSANGFYYVNGTPTDSVHIALTGMLDHTPDLVVSGINNGQNMGEDTLYSGTVAAATEGIMFNVPAIAFSLVDKDWVHLEDATRVAAEIVAHYLERPLPGYPLLNVNIPNLPYEQLREWRITRLGKRHPSQPVIRQTNPRGEPIYWIGPSGSARDASEGTDFHAVANGFVSITPLQLDLTHTAMLPAARDWLSAGSRAS is encoded by the coding sequence ATGCGAATCCTACTCAGCAATGACGACGGTTATCTGGCGCCAGGCCTTGCTGCGCTTTACGAAGCGCTGAAGCCGCTCGCCGATGTCACCGTGATGGCTCCCGAACAGAATTGCAGCGGCGCGTCGAATTCGCTCACGCTCTCGCGCCCGCTGTCGGTGCTGCGCTCGGCCAACGGCTTCTACTACGTGAACGGCACGCCGACCGATTCCGTCCACATCGCATTGACGGGCATGCTCGACCATACGCCCGATCTCGTCGTGTCGGGCATCAACAACGGCCAGAACATGGGCGAGGACACGCTGTACTCGGGCACCGTCGCCGCGGCGACGGAAGGCATCATGTTCAACGTGCCCGCCATCGCGTTTTCACTCGTCGATAAAGACTGGGTGCATCTCGAAGACGCGACGCGCGTCGCGGCCGAAATCGTCGCGCATTATCTCGAGCGTCCGTTGCCGGGCTATCCGTTGCTGAATGTCAACATTCCGAACCTGCCTTACGAGCAGCTGCGCGAGTGGCGCATCACGCGCCTCGGCAAGCGGCATCCGTCGCAGCCGGTGATCCGGCAGACCAATCCGCGCGGCGAGCCGATCTACTGGATCGGGCCGTCGGGCAGTGCGCGCGATGCCAGCGAAGGCACGGACTTCCACGCGGTGGCCAACGGCTTCGTGTCCATCACGCCGCTGCAACTCGACCTGACCCATACGGCAATGCTGCCCGCGGCGCGCGACTGGCTGAGCGCCGGGAGCCGCGCTTCATGA
- a CDS encoding NADPH:quinone oxidoreductase family protein, which translates to MRAIRCNQYGPPEGLSIEELPDLVPQVGQIVIDVKAASVNFPDVLIIQNKYQFKPPLPFTPGAEVAGIVRAVGDGVTQFRPGMRVVAYTQQGGFAEQAVADASACVPLPDDADLETAAVFTLAYGTSHHAVVDRAALKAGETMLVLGAAGGVGLAAVEIGKALGARVIAAASSDEKLATCVAHGADATINYATEDLRERIKALTDGNGPDVIYDPVGGSYAEPAFRSIGWRGRYLVVGFANGDIPKLPFNLALLKGASIVGVFWGDFARREPQRNAAAFQQMLGWIREGKLQPLVSARYPLEDTARALNDMAQRRVLGKIVITP; encoded by the coding sequence ATGCGCGCAATCCGCTGCAACCAGTACGGCCCGCCTGAAGGCCTGAGCATCGAGGAACTGCCCGACCTCGTGCCGCAAGTCGGCCAGATCGTCATCGACGTCAAAGCGGCGAGCGTCAACTTTCCCGACGTACTGATCATCCAGAACAAATATCAGTTCAAGCCGCCCCTGCCCTTCACGCCCGGCGCGGAAGTCGCGGGTATCGTGCGCGCGGTCGGCGACGGCGTCACACAGTTCCGGCCCGGCATGCGCGTGGTGGCCTACACGCAGCAAGGCGGCTTCGCCGAGCAGGCGGTCGCGGACGCGAGCGCGTGCGTGCCGTTGCCCGACGACGCCGACCTCGAAACGGCTGCCGTCTTCACGCTCGCCTATGGCACGTCGCATCACGCCGTGGTCGATCGCGCGGCGCTGAAAGCGGGTGAAACGATGCTCGTGCTCGGCGCGGCAGGCGGCGTAGGACTCGCCGCCGTCGAAATCGGCAAGGCGCTCGGCGCGCGCGTGATCGCGGCGGCATCGAGCGACGAGAAACTCGCGACCTGCGTCGCGCATGGTGCCGACGCAACCATCAACTACGCGACGGAAGACCTGCGCGAACGGATCAAGGCGCTCACCGACGGCAACGGGCCCGATGTCATTTACGACCCAGTCGGCGGCAGTTACGCTGAACCCGCCTTTCGCAGCATCGGCTGGCGCGGGCGCTATCTCGTCGTCGGTTTTGCGAACGGCGACATTCCGAAGCTGCCGTTCAATCTCGCGCTGCTGAAAGGCGCGAGCATCGTCGGCGTGTTCTGGGGCGATTTCGCGCGGCGTGAGCCGCAACGCAATGCCGCCGCATTTCAGCAGATGCTCGGCTGGATTCGCGAAGGCAAGCTCCAGCCGCTCGTGTCGGCGCGCTATCCACTCGAAGACACGGCGCGCGCGCTCAACGACATGGCACAGCGGCGCGTGCTCGGCAAAATCGTGATCACGCCGTAA
- a CDS encoding ABC transporter permease, producing MWKALRPNRANLVIWQWLLLVLCFVLWYVLTSPTLLPAFYFDDANKAAFFFGEPQKVLLRIWEWFASGEIYLHLWITLIETVLAFALGTVLGLGVGLWLALSPLASALFDPYIKAANSMPRVILAPIFGVWFGLGIWSKVALGVTLVFFIVFFNVYQGVKEVSPVVLANARMLGASRKQLLRAVYLPSAMSWVFSSLHTSVGLAFVGSVVGEYLGSARGVGYLILQAEGTFDINTVFAGILVLTAFALILDAIVGAMEKRLMKWQPKSGETEKL from the coding sequence ATGTGGAAAGCATTGCGTCCGAACCGCGCGAATCTGGTGATCTGGCAGTGGCTGCTGCTCGTGCTGTGCTTCGTGCTCTGGTACGTGTTGACGAGCCCGACGCTGCTACCCGCGTTCTATTTCGACGACGCGAACAAGGCCGCGTTCTTCTTCGGCGAGCCGCAGAAAGTGCTCTTGCGGATCTGGGAATGGTTCGCGTCCGGTGAAATCTATCTGCACCTGTGGATCACGCTGATCGAAACCGTGCTCGCGTTCGCGCTCGGCACGGTGCTGGGGCTCGGCGTCGGCTTGTGGCTCGCGTTGTCGCCGCTCGCTAGCGCCTTGTTCGATCCGTACATCAAGGCGGCCAACTCGATGCCGCGCGTGATTCTCGCGCCGATTTTCGGCGTGTGGTTCGGCCTTGGCATCTGGTCGAAAGTCGCGCTCGGCGTGACGCTCGTGTTCTTCATCGTGTTCTTCAACGTCTATCAGGGCGTGAAGGAAGTGAGCCCGGTCGTGCTCGCGAACGCGCGCATGCTCGGCGCGAGCCGCAAGCAGCTGCTGCGCGCCGTCTATCTGCCGAGCGCGATGAGCTGGGTGTTTTCGAGCCTGCATACGTCGGTGGGGTTGGCGTTCGTCGGCTCGGTGGTCGGCGAGTATCTCGGTTCTGCGCGCGGCGTCGGCTATCTGATCCTGCAGGCCGAAGGCACGTTCGATATCAACACCGTGTTCGCCGGCATCCTCGTGCTGACGGCCTTCGCGCTGATACTGGATGCGATCGTCGGCGCGATGGAGAAGCGCCTGATGAAATGGCAGCCGAAGAGCGGCGAGACCGAAAAGCTCTGA
- a CDS encoding ABC transporter ATP-binding protein, whose protein sequence is MTVAALALENITCTFASREKHGQSYTAVKDTTLRIAPGEFVSVVGPTGCGKSTLLNVGAGLLEPSSGAVTVFGKPLTGINRRAGYMFQADALMPWRSALDNVLAGLQFHDVPRAEALARADEWLKRVGLGGFGDRYPHQLSGGMRKRVAMAQTLILDPDIILMDEPFSALDIQTRQLMENELLDLWAAKRKAVLFITHDLDEAIAMSDRVVVLSAGPGTRPIGEFTIDLPRPRDVAEVRSHPRFVELHAQIWSVLRDEVLKGYQQQLTVAPEGN, encoded by the coding sequence GAGAAGCACGGGCAAAGCTACACCGCCGTCAAGGACACGACGCTGCGCATTGCGCCGGGCGAGTTCGTCTCCGTCGTCGGCCCGACGGGCTGCGGCAAGTCGACCTTGCTGAACGTCGGCGCGGGGCTGCTGGAGCCGTCCTCGGGCGCGGTGACGGTGTTCGGCAAACCGCTTACGGGCATCAACCGGCGCGCGGGCTACATGTTCCAGGCCGACGCGCTGATGCCGTGGCGCTCGGCGCTCGACAACGTACTGGCCGGTCTGCAGTTTCACGACGTGCCGCGCGCCGAAGCCCTCGCGCGCGCCGACGAATGGCTGAAGCGCGTCGGTCTCGGCGGCTTCGGGGACCGTTATCCGCATCAATTGTCGGGCGGCATGAGAAAGCGGGTCGCGATGGCGCAGACGCTGATTCTCGATCCCGACATCATCCTGATGGACGAGCCGTTTTCGGCGCTCGACATCCAGACGCGCCAGTTGATGGAAAACGAACTGCTCGATCTGTGGGCCGCGAAGCGCAAGGCCGTACTCTTCATCACGCACGATCTGGACGAAGCGATCGCGATGTCGGACCGCGTCGTGGTGCTGTCGGCGGGGCCGGGCACGCGGCCGATCGGCGAGTTCACGATCGATTTGCCGCGCCCGCGCGATGTCGCCGAAGTGCGCTCGCATCCGCGTTTCGTCGAACTGCACGCGCAGATCTGGAGTGTGCTGCGCGATGAAGTGCTCAAGGGTTATCAGCAGCAACTGACGGTCGCGCCGGAGGGCAACTGA